The genomic DNA GTTTTAAAACCATTTATGGTGAACTTTGATAAGCAGTCCGCTCCTCCAACGATAACTCTGTCCAATTGTCCAGATTTTATTAATCTGGCACCAAGCATAATCGCATTCGCAGCAGAAGAACACGCGGTACTTATTGTAGTTACTAGACTTTGTTCTATCCCTAATTGTTCTGCGATTTTTTGAGTAGAATCCCCTGCATGATGCCCTGCTATATACTTTTGAGTTGCTTTGTCTTCAAGATAAGCATAATAATGAGCTTCGGTCTTATCCATTCCACCAACGCTTGTTGATGATATTAGCCCGGTTTTATAAGTGTTTATATTAGAAATTCTTGCGTTTTCAACAGCTTGTTTTGCTGCTATTGCACCCAGTAATGCCGTTCGGGAATAATTATTATCTGGCGTTAGACCAAGTTGTTGCTCTAATTCTTGATTTGTAAAAGCAATTTCGCCAACCATAATATGATCCTTATGAAGGGTTTTGATTTTTGAAATTCTTGTAATTCCAGTTTTACCTTCTATAAGTGATCTGTAATTCTCTTCTACATTATTTCCAATAGAAGAAATAATTCCCATTCCGGTGATAGCTACGCCTTTACTCATATTTTATCATTCCTGTGAAGATAGGAAACTTATTAGAGGTTAAATAACAATCGATAACGATTTCTGAATTTGTGACGGTATTTTTGTGAACGATTTGACAACTTCTAGTTAAATATAGGTACTGACAATCGTAAAAAGGGTAAAGATTTTACTTTGTTCTATGTTCAAAAATATATTTAGCCATAACATTTATAGATTCAAAAATAGCGCGACCTTGTTTTGGATCCGTTAATTTAATACCATAGTTTTTATCTAACATAACAATTAATTCTAAAGCATCAATGGAGTCTAAGCCCAAACCATCTCCAAATAATATATCGTTGTCATCAATATCATCTACTGCTATATCTTCAAGGTTTAATTGCTCTACAATATTCTTTTTTAGCTCTTGTTTTAAAGTCTCCATGTTATGTATTATATAATTTTAGTATATTTTGTTTATTGTGTGTTATTGATCCTTTATTAGTAACCAAATATAAAAATGCTTCATAATGATCTCCATCTAATTCAACCCAACCACAAAGCACTTTTTCTGTTTTATTTGTTGATAATAAACTATTGGTATTATCTAACAAATGTTGTGCATTAAATGTGTCAAAGATAAAAAAACTATTTTCAGAAAATAATTTGTATTTGATACTAATTTCTCCAATACAAATATTTGGTAATGTGTACACAAAAACAGCTGGACTTGGATAGTAGTCTTCTTTATTTTGAATGGACTTTTGATGTTTTCTATCTGTATCTAAACTTGATGCTTTGTTTGAGAATATAATAGCAATATTATTTTCTTTTTCTGGATTTAAATGTTCGTTTTTTAGTAAAACATCGGCAGCTAAAAATGCTAATTTGCTTAAAGCATCCATTTTAAAAAACTTCGCATAATTTGTTTCAAAAGATTTATATGCTGCTTTTATAAACTCTGAAAAATTATTATTTTCATCATTATAAACGATAGAACCATTTAAGGATATTGTATTGTTTTTGATCTTGCAAAAAGAGTCTATATGGTATTCAGAATTCATAGTCTATTACTTTTTTTTACAAACCAATAAGGTATGGTATTCTCCAACACTAATATCTTCTTTAAGTTTAAGTCCCGCTTTATCAATTAATTTAAAAAATACTTCTGCTGAATACATTTTACTATTCCCATTTGCCAATACGGTGAAATAAAGAGAGGTTGCTTCTAAAATAAATTTGGCATTATCAAATTTCTGTCTATCTGTAAACGTCTCCATAATCATTAGTTCGGTCTTATCATCCATGGCCTTAACACAAGTCGTTAATACCTTAAGAATTTCTTCTTCAGAGAAACAATCTAAAAATTGACACATCCATATAGCATCTGCTCCAGTTGGAATTTGAGGATTGTCTTTTAACCAGTCTATTTCATAACCGGAAATCCTTTTATCAAAGCCTTCTTTTTTAATATTGGCAAGTGCAATATTTATTTGCCCAGGTAAGTCAATTATTTTTACGGATACATTTTGACTATAATGACAACAACTTATAGCAAATTTCCCTGTATTGGCACCAATATCAAATATGGTTTTTGGGTTATTTCTAAAAGCTAATTTTAAAGCTTCATCAAAAATCGCATCAGAATAGTGATGATCAAATTCAAACCAAGATTTTTGAATTTCGGGCGTTAATTGAGATAACCCTTCATAAACCGTGTTCCAATTACCAAGCTCTTTTAAACCTTCTGGCTTTCCGGTTTTTATAGATTCATTTAAATGGAATAATCCTTTATAACACACATCATTTGTAAAGTTTATATTAACGTTTACAGTCTCATGATAATTTAAAAAATAACCTGTAGTGGTTAATTGATAATGACCTGTATCGTCTTTACTAACAATATCGGAACTTTCGGCTATTTCCAATAAGACACTTATACCATAAGTACTAACTGACAATTCTTTTGAGATAGCATCTATTGCAATTCCTCCCTTTTTCCTTCTATCAAAAATCAAACTAAGAACACCTAATTTTCTTAATGAAACCGTAGCTTGAAATACAAAAGGAGCAAAAGCAATTTTTTGTGCTTCTTGAATAGCGTCAATAGCTCTTAGTGTCGTATTTTCCATAATTAATTTTTATCTTTTTTTACTTTTTTAAAGATTACTGCTGTATTACTACCTCCAAAACCTGACGCTGTTTTTAGAAAAAAATTCATTTTTTTAGGGGTTATTTTAGTAATGATATTTATTGGCTGTGTAACACCTAATGTGTCAAAACCTAAAGAAGTATATAAGGTGTTATTATAAAGTGAATGCATTCCAACAATAGTTTCTAATAAACCGGAAGCTCCTAAAGTATGCCCGAAATAGCCTTTTAAACTATTTATAGGGACATCTTGCAGGCCTAATCTGTTGAACGCAATAGCTTCCATTTCATCATTATAGGATGTCGCTGTTCCATGGGCAGAAATATAATCGATACTTTCGGACGATATGTTCGCTTCTTTGAGAGCCGATGTCACACTTCTAAATAAGCCTTCTCCGGTTCGGGAAGGTCCGGAAATATGATTGGCATCATTACAAGAACCTTCTCCTAAAACAGCAACGGCTTCTTTTACCAGATTTGTTTTATTATTAGTAACCAAAATACTTGCAGCAACTTCACCAATATTAATCCCGGAGCGATTTTTACAATAGGGTTTACAAGGCGCATCGCTTAATGCCTGAAAAGAATTGAATCCCGATAAAATAAACTCTGTAACGAGATCTCCGCTTACAATAAATACATGGTCATAAACACCCTGTTTGATATAACGTTTTGCAACCGCAATGGCTAAAATTCCTGAAACACAAGCGTTAGAAATAACAACAGCTTCGTTTTCAAATTTAAAAAAGTCTTTGATTTTTTTTCCTAAAACACTTAAATAGGCACGTTCTTTAGGGAATTCATTGTTTTTTTCTAAAACATCAATATTCCCTTTTGTAGTTGAAATGATTAAACCAACATTTTTTGTTAAAGGAATTTTAGACGATTGAATAACATGGTTTAACGATGTTATCATCATCTGTTCTAAGCGAGTGAAATCGCTCTTATCTCCTAAGGATTTAAAACGTTCAGTTAATGCTTTTGTGTTTATTATTGATGACCAAAAAGGTTGAGGTAATAGATTTTTGTCGTCAATTAATTGTAAACCGGAAACTTCATTATGAATATTATTTATAACAGTTTCACTATTAAACCCAAGAGAAGAGACTATATTATTATATGATAAGTAAACATCAGTCATCTAAAAGGCCTACTTTTCGTTTCCATTCCATGAAAAAATCTGGAATTGTTAAAGATAATTCTCCTTGCCCTGTGTGGTCTACAAAAACCTGGACTGTTTCACCAGTGCAAACAAGTTGGTCTTCTTGATTAAAAATCTCATATCTAAAAACCATTTTCGCAGCACGACTGTCTACATATATTGTTTTTATTGTAGCAACATCTCCATAACGCAAAGGTAATTTGTGTTCGCTACTTGATTTTACAATTGGCGTAGCATAACCGAATTCTTTTTGATTTAAATATGATATACCATGATGTCTGCCAAAAGCCTCTCTACCATCCTCAAAGTATTGTATATAATTACCATGCCAAACAATTCCTAAGGGGTCTGTTTCTACAAACCGAACTCTTACCTTACTAATAAAGCTAATTTCTTTATTATTTTTAGACTGCATTTTTCTTTTCATTATAAACTATGGCAATTACGGTTGTGATGATAAAAAACAAAAATAGTAATGTTATTTCCGGAACAATATCTAATAAGCTGGAATTTCTCAAAAAAACATCGTAAAATGCATTTAATCCCCAATTCATTGGCGAAATGTTAGATAAGGTTTGCATAAATTCTGGCATAATAAATACGGGAACCCAAACACCTCCTAAAGCTGCCAAAATAACTACAAAAGTTGCTCCAAATGGAGCGGATTGTTCTTGGGTTTTGGCTATAGTCCCCAAAAGTAAGCCCAGTCCTATGGCTGCTAAACCTGCAAATATGGCAACTAAAAATAAAAGGGGTAATTTGTCTGAAACATTTAATTTTGGTAACCCTATAGCCGGAAATAAATAAATTCCTATAAGTAACATTAATACAAACTGAATCAAACAAACTACTAAATATATAACTGTTTTTCCTCCAAGAACGGTTAAATAAGATACCGGATTTGTTCTTAATCGCACAAAAGTACCTTGACTTTTTTCTTTTACAATATTAATGGATAGGGGCACAATAATAAAGAATATAGCAAAAAGTGTCCAAGCGGGTACATTATGCTGTACGGAGTTTGGAATGATATTTTCATCCTTCTTTTTTTGCAATATTTCTTTAAAACTTATAAAACTCTCTGTTTCGAAAATGACTTCCGAAGGATCATCTGTTAGTTGCTCTTGAAATGCATTGTAGATGGATTGGGTTTCTATTTTAGAAATCATTTTATCTACTTCGTTTTTTACTGAACTTTTAAAAGAGAACTGTGTTGCTGGATCAAAATATAACTTAACTTCTTTTGCTTCAAAAATTTCTTTTGGCTCATCTTCACCTTCTTCTTCTAAACCAAATTTATCTAAAATGCCTTCAACATTTTGGTTGATTTTTTTTTCCAGATCTGAAGACAAATTTTTAGGAATTATAATGGCCAATTGGTTTTTGCCTTTAAAAACCAGATTTTTGGCATCTTCTTCAATAGCAATTTCAATAACCTCAAAAACATTCGAGTCTTCCAGTCCTTTAACAATCGTTTGTGATACAGATCCTTTGTCATTATCCACTAAAAGTATAGGAATTTTGGTTTCACTTACACTTTTAAATGTGCTATCCTGAATTATGGTAATAGTTACTATTAACACTAAAGGCATGATAAATAATATAGCTATTCCACCAATATCTCTAGTGAGCAATCTAAATTCTTTATATGTAGATGCCAGTAATTTATGCATGATCTCTTAAAGCATGTCCGGTTAAAGCTAAAAATACATCTTCAAGGTTTTTAGCATTTTTTTGCTCTTTAATTAAGCTTTTTGGGTCTCCCTGTGTTATTATTTTTCCGTGGTCTATTATAGCCACCTTAGTACAAAAGGCTTCAGCTTCATTTAGATGATGTGATGTATAGATTATTGTAGTTCCTTTTTCGTTAAGTGCTTTTAAATAGTTTATAATAACATTTTTAGATTGCACATCGACTCCTACTGTTGGTTCATCTAAAAACAGCACTTTTGGATCGTGCAGAATGCTCGCTATTAAATTAATTCGGCGTTTCATCCCTCCAGAAAAAGTATTTATTTTTTTATTTGAAAATTGTGAAAGACCTAAGGTTTTTAGTGCCTCTTTTATTTTTAATTTTAATTCATTGCCTTTTAATCCATACATGCTACCAAAATACATCAGATTTTCAAAAGCGGTTAACGTTGGATAAAGGGCATATTCTTGAGGAACTATACCTATAAGTTGTTTTAATTGATTTTTGTTTTTTTTATAGGTAAGCCCATTTATAAGAAACGACCCGGAAGTTGGTTTAATTAATGAGCATAACAGCGAAATTAATGTTGTTTTTCCTGCTCCATTTGGACCTAACAGCCCAAAAATGTCCTTTTCAGAAATACACAAGTCTAAATTGGACACGGAAAATATATCTGCTCCTTTATACTTTTTAGATAATTGCTTAATCTCAATCATGTGTCATTCTTATATGGCCTTTTTTAATTCTTTAAAGAAGATTTCTTCCTTGTCTGCAATGGCTTCTAATTGTGATGCCACATGATTATAAGCATCATCTTTGGCACTTCTACTTTTATAAATACGAGATGCATCTAGCGCAAAGTCTCTCCATAAATCACCAATAACGGTCATTTCTTTGGATAATTCTGCCAATTTGCTATTGTTTAATATTTTACTGGATTCTTGTAAAAAAGCTGCATAAATATATCTAAAACCACCACCACCTGTTCCAATCTCTTCTTGCATTCTAACAATTTGTCCTAAATAGTGATTAGCAACTTTAACCCCTTTTTTCTTAGGCCATTTGCGTATTAATTTTGCGGTGTACTTAATGCCGTTAACACCAATAACAGGCACAGGAGCTAGCATATCCCTACAAGTGTTTTTTATGCCTTTAATAATGGCGCTTTCAATATTTAGTTTTTCTGGAAAATCTATAGGATAATACATATGCCCTTTTGGAGCAAAAGCACCTTTAGCAAAGCGAACTTTTTCTAATTCTTTACTGGTTAAAGAGGTAACCGTTTCCATGACAGGGTCACTAATTAAATAGTTGTCATTTTGTTTGCCATACACAATTAAATTATGCGCATTAAAATGAAACCGATATTCGTCTGGAAAATATACTAAATTATAAACGCCAACTTGAAGTCCTACAGGGTTGTTTTTTTCTAAATTTTCAATTAATCTTGCTTCAGCTTGCTGTGGGTTTTTAAATTTTTCCTTTTTAATTTTTATCCCAGTACGTTTTGCAAATCTTTTAAAAATTTGACCGGGCATTGTTCTATATGATATTGCCGGGGCATAATTTACTTTTAGAAAAGGAATATAACAAAACATTAAACCAGAACCTATACCAAATACCATGGGTTCACTTACATCAAAGCCATTATACTTCATTAGATTTGAAACGACTCCATTTTCGCAATGTGCAGTTTGATGATGTGTAAAGTTAATTTCCATAGTCAATATCCTTTAATTGATCAATAGAAATTTCGAAAACATGGGCATATTTCTCCAATGTTTTTTCAGATAATTTATTGAATCTTTTCAATTTAAAATGTCTTTTTACCTGCCATTTAAACAGGCCTACATAACTTGCTAAAATACCAATGTCCATTTTATGAAGTTCCATATAATATTCAATAGGGCTGGTTTCTTTATTTAGTACTCTGGCTTTTGCTTTTGCTATACGGTCATTAATTTCTTGTATGGCATTGTCTAAGGCAATTGTTTTAGGTTGCCAA from Flavivirga abyssicola includes the following:
- a CDS encoding beta-ketoacyl-[acyl-carrier-protein] synthase family protein, with protein sequence MSKGVAITGMGIISSIGNNVEENYRSLIEGKTGITRISKIKTLHKDHIMVGEIAFTNQELEQQLGLTPDNNYSRTALLGAIAAKQAVENARISNINTYKTGLISSTSVGGMDKTEAHYYAYLEDKATQKYIAGHHAGDSTQKIAEQLGIEQSLVTTISTACSSAANAIMLGARLIKSGQLDRVIVGGADCLSKFTINGFKTLMILSDTYNTPFDENRKGLNLGEAAAFLVLESDKIVQAENKTVLAYVKGYGNANDAFHQTASSENGDGATLAMQKALKVADLSSSDIDYINAHGTATGNNDLSEGRAILRVFDKHVPDFSSTKAYTGHTLAAAGAIEAVYSVLALQNNVIYPNLNFKTQMKEFSMTPQLELKEKELHTVLSNSLGFGGNCSTVIFSKKQ
- a CDS encoding BtrH N-terminal domain-containing protein, with product MEINFTHHQTAHCENGVVSNLMKYNGFDVSEPMVFGIGSGLMFCYIPFLKVNYAPAISYRTMPGQIFKRFAKRTGIKIKKEKFKNPQQAEARLIENLEKNNPVGLQVGVYNLVYFPDEYRFHFNAHNLIVYGKQNDNYLISDPVMETVTSLTSKELEKVRFAKGAFAPKGHMYYPIDFPEKLNIESAIIKGIKNTCRDMLAPVPVIGVNGIKYTAKLIRKWPKKKGVKVANHYLGQIVRMQEEIGTGGGGFRYIYAAFLQESSKILNNSKLAELSKEMTVIGDLWRDFALDASRIYKSRSAKDDAYNHVASQLEAIADKEEIFFKELKKAI
- a CDS encoding acyl-CoA thioesterase: MQSKNNKEISFISKVRVRFVETDPLGIVWHGNYIQYFEDGREAFGRHHGISYLNQKEFGYATPIVKSSSEHKLPLRYGDVATIKTIYVDSRAAKMVFRYEIFNQEDQLVCTGETVQVFVDHTGQGELSLTIPDFFMEWKRKVGLLDD
- a CDS encoding beta-ketoacyl synthase N-terminal-like domain-containing protein; translation: MTDVYLSYNNIVSSLGFNSETVINNIHNEVSGLQLIDDKNLLPQPFWSSIINTKALTERFKSLGDKSDFTRLEQMMITSLNHVIQSSKIPLTKNVGLIISTTKGNIDVLEKNNEFPKERAYLSVLGKKIKDFFKFENEAVVISNACVSGILAIAVAKRYIKQGVYDHVFIVSGDLVTEFILSGFNSFQALSDAPCKPYCKNRSGINIGEVAASILVTNNKTNLVKEAVAVLGEGSCNDANHISGPSRTGEGLFRSVTSALKEANISSESIDYISAHGTATSYNDEMEAIAFNRLGLQDVPINSLKGYFGHTLGASGLLETIVGMHSLYNNTLYTSLGFDTLGVTQPINIITKITPKKMNFFLKTASGFGGSNTAVIFKKVKKDKN
- a CDS encoding methyltransferase; amino-acid sequence: MENTTLRAIDAIQEAQKIAFAPFVFQATVSLRKLGVLSLIFDRRKKGGIAIDAISKELSVSTYGISVLLEIAESSDIVSKDDTGHYQLTTTGYFLNYHETVNVNINFTNDVCYKGLFHLNESIKTGKPEGLKELGNWNTVYEGLSQLTPEIQKSWFEFDHHYSDAIFDEALKLAFRNNPKTIFDIGANTGKFAISCCHYSQNVSVKIIDLPGQINIALANIKKEGFDKRISGYEIDWLKDNPQIPTGADAIWMCQFLDCFSEEEILKVLTTCVKAMDDKTELMIMETFTDRQKFDNAKFILEATSLYFTVLANGNSKMYSAEVFFKLIDKAGLKLKEDISVGEYHTLLVCKKK
- a CDS encoding phosphopantetheine-binding protein translates to METLKQELKKNIVEQLNLEDIAVDDIDDNDILFGDGLGLDSIDALELIVMLDKNYGIKLTDPKQGRAIFESINVMAKYIFEHRTK
- a CDS encoding 3-oxoacyl-ACP synthase, which encodes MNSEYHIDSFCKIKNNTISLNGSIVYNDENNNFSEFIKAAYKSFETNYAKFFKMDALSKLAFLAADVLLKNEHLNPEKENNIAIIFSNKASSLDTDRKHQKSIQNKEDYYPSPAVFVYTLPNICIGEISIKYKLFSENSFFIFDTFNAQHLLDNTNSLLSTNKTEKVLCGWVELDGDHYEAFLYLVTNKGSITHNKQNILKLYNT
- a CDS encoding ABC transporter ATP-binding protein, translated to MIEIKQLSKKYKGADIFSVSNLDLCISEKDIFGLLGPNGAGKTTLISLLCSLIKPTSGSFLINGLTYKKNKNQLKQLIGIVPQEYALYPTLTAFENLMYFGSMYGLKGNELKLKIKEALKTLGLSQFSNKKINTFSGGMKRRINLIASILHDPKVLFLDEPTVGVDVQSKNVIINYLKALNEKGTTIIYTSHHLNEAEAFCTKVAIIDHGKIITQGDPKSLIKEQKNAKNLEDVFLALTGHALRDHA
- a CDS encoding ABC transporter permease gives rise to the protein MHKLLASTYKEFRLLTRDIGGIAILFIMPLVLIVTITIIQDSTFKSVSETKIPILLVDNDKGSVSQTIVKGLEDSNVFEVIEIAIEEDAKNLVFKGKNQLAIIIPKNLSSDLEKKINQNVEGILDKFGLEEEGEDEPKEIFEAKEVKLYFDPATQFSFKSSVKNEVDKMISKIETQSIYNAFQEQLTDDPSEVIFETESFISFKEILQKKKDENIIPNSVQHNVPAWTLFAIFFIIVPLSINIVKEKSQGTFVRLRTNPVSYLTVLGGKTVIYLVVCLIQFVLMLLIGIYLFPAIGLPKLNVSDKLPLLFLVAIFAGLAAIGLGLLLGTIAKTQEQSAPFGATFVVILAALGGVWVPVFIMPEFMQTLSNISPMNWGLNAFYDVFLRNSSLLDIVPEITLLFLFFIITTVIAIVYNEKKNAV